Below is a genomic region from Bordetella pertussis 18323.
CACAGCACGCCGTCCTTGACGATGAAAATGTTCTCGCCGGCGCCTTCGGCCACGAAACCCTCGGTATCGAGCAGCAGGGCCTCGTTGTAGCCATCCTGCAGCGCTTCGGCATTGGCGATGATGGAATTGGCGTACGTGGTGGCCACCTTGGCGCGCGGCATGGTGACGTTGACGTGCTGGCGCGCGAACGAGGACACCTTGACGCGGATGCCCTGCGCCAGGGCGGTCTCGCCCAGATAGGCGCCCCAGGGCCAGGCGGCGATGGCCACGTGCACCTGGGCGCCCTTGGGCGAGACCCCCATTTTTTCCGAGCCATAGAAGGCCAGCGGGCGCAGGTAACACGATGCCAGGCCGTTGGCGCGCACCACTTCGCGCTGGGCCTCGTTGAGGGTGTCGCGGTCGTACGGCAGCGGGATCTGGTAGATGTGGGCCGAATTGAACAGGCGGTTGGTGTGGTCCTGCAGCCGGAAGATGGCGGTGCCGGCCGCGGTTTCGTAGGCGCGCACGCCTTCGAAGACGGACAGTCCGTAGTGGAGGGAGTGGGTCAGCACGTGCGTGGTGGCCTCGCGCCAAGGCACCAGCTTGCCGTCATACCAGATGAAGCCGTCGCGGTCCGACATCGACATGATGTTCTCCCTCTATAGAGGCGCGTATTGTATCAAGCAGCGAGGTTACAATGATGTCGTGCTGGCGGCGTGGCCGCCCGTCGCGCGGTTTGCGCGCCGCCTGGCGTCTGCCTGGCCGGTCGCGCGTTTCGTTTCTCCTGTGAGTCCCATGTCGTCCTGTCCGTATCGCCAGGGGCTGCGCCTTGGCTTCTGATCCTGCCACTTCCGCGCTCGAAGACGCCCGCCAGGCCCGGCAGGAACGCGCGGACGCCTTTCGCGCCGGCGTGCGCGCCATTACCCCCGCCCTGATCGCCACCGGCACCTGGGGCATGGTCACGGGCGTGGCCATGGTCAAGTCCGGGCTGACCGAGTCCATGGCGCTGGCCATGACGCTGCTGATGTACGCCGGATCGGCGCAATTGACCTCGCTGCCGCTGATCGCCACCGGCGCGCCGCTGTGGCTGATTTTCGCCGCCGGCTTCGTGGTCAACCTGCGCTTTCTCATCTTCGGCGCGGCCCTGCATCCCTATTTCCGCCATATGTCCTGGCCGCGGCGCCTGGGGCTGGGCTATTTCACCACCGACATGGGCTTCGTGCTGTTCATGCCGCGCTTTGGCGACGCCGCCGAACGCGGCACCCGCGAGCAACTGTGGTTCTTCCTGGGCACGGTGGCGCCCGGCTGGATGGTCTGGCAGGTGACCTCGATCGTCGGCATCTACCTGGGGTCGCTGGTGCCGGAAGCCTGGTCGCTGGACTTCGCCGCGGTGCTGGCCTTGCTGGCCATCACGGTGCCGCTGGCCAATTCCAAGCCCATGCTGGTGTCGATGCTGGCGGCGGGCATGGTGGCCTGGGTGGGCCAGCTGCTGCCATTGCGGTTGGGCCTGGCGGCCGCCGTGGTGGCGGGCATCGTGGCCGGCATCTGGGCCGAACGCTTCTTCAAGGGGCGCACCTGACCATGTCGGACAGAGATCTCTACGTCTACGGCGCCATCCTGTTGCTGACGCTATGCAGCGTGCTGACGCGGGCCGGCTTCATGCTGTTCGGCGACTACATTCCCCTGCCCGATGGCGTCCGGCGGGCCTTGCGCTACGCGCCGGCGGCGGCCTTGACGGCGATCGTCGTGCCGGACCTGCTGCCCTGGAAAGCCGGCCTCGGGCCGGCGTTCGACTACAAGCTGGTGGCTGGCGTTCTTGCCATCATGGCGTTCCTGCGTACGCGCAGCGCGGTGCTGGTGATCGTGGTCGGGATGGTGGCCCTGTGGGGCCTGCGCTGGCTGGCCGGCTGAGGGTAGAAAAGCCCCCACGCTGCGCTCGCTGCGCCAGCTTGCTGCCCCCCAGGGGGGCTTTTGCCTTGGGGCGGCCCGGCGGCAAAAAAGCCCGCGTGGGCGCCCCGGGCCGCCGGTGCGCTAAAATAAATTATCCACAAGCAATCCGGGCCTGGCCGTACGTCCGTTCTTGTTCTTTTTGCAGCCCCCGGCATCTGCCCATCTTAATGACTGAATCTACCTCCTCCGACGCGCCTGTTACCGACGCGCCTACGCGCACTTTCGCAGACTTCGGCCTGCATCCGTTACTGCTCAAGTTGATTGCCGACACCGGCTATACGAATCCCACGCCGATTCAGGCGCAGGCGATTCCGGTCGTAGTGGAAGGCCGCGATGTGATGGGCGCCGCCCAGACCGGCACCGGCAAGACGGCGGCATTCACGCTGCCGATCCTGCATCGCCTGATGCCGCTGGCCAATACCAGCGCATCGCCGGCGCGCCACCCGGTGCGGGCCCTCATTCTCACGCCCACGCGGGAACTGGCCGACCAGGTTTACGAAAGCGTCAAGCGCTACAGCCTGCATACGCCGCTGCGCAGCGCCGTGGTGTTCGGCGGCGTGGACATCGGTCCGCAGAAGGAAGCCCTGCGGCGCGGTTGCGAAGTCCTGGTGGCCACGCCGGGGCGCCTGCTCGATCACGTCGAGCAGAAGAACGTCAACCTCAGCCAGGTCGGCATCCTGGTGCTCGACGAGGCCGACCGCATGCTCGACATGGGCTTTCTGCC
It encodes:
- a CDS encoding AzlD domain-containing protein; translated protein: MSDRDLYVYGAILLLTLCSVLTRAGFMLFGDYIPLPDGVRRALRYAPAAALTAIVVPDLLPWKAGLGPAFDYKLVAGVLAIMAFLRTRSAVLVIVVGMVALWGLRWLAG
- a CDS encoding AzlC family ABC transporter permease, translated to MASDPATSALEDARQARQERADAFRAGVRAITPALIATGTWGMVTGVAMVKSGLTESMALAMTLLMYAGSAQLTSLPLIATGAPLWLIFAAGFVVNLRFLIFGAALHPYFRHMSWPRRLGLGYFTTDMGFVLFMPRFGDAAERGTREQLWFFLGTVAPGWMVWQVTSIVGIYLGSLVPEAWSLDFAAVLALLAITVPLANSKPMLVSMLAAGMVAWVGQLLPLRLGLAAAVVAGIVAGIWAERFFKGRT
- a CDS encoding branched-chain amino acid transaminase — protein: MSMSDRDGFIWYDGKLVPWREATTHVLTHSLHYGLSVFEGVRAYETAAGTAIFRLQDHTNRLFNSAHIYQIPLPYDRDTLNEAQREVVRANGLASCYLRPLAFYGSEKMGVSPKGAQVHVAIAAWPWGAYLGETALAQGIRVKVSSFARQHVNVTMPRAKVATTYANSIIANAEALQDGYNEALLLDTEGFVAEGAGENIFIVKDGVLCEPEIASALTGITRSTIHALAADLGLRVVTKRLTRDDVYIADEAFFTGTAAEVTPIREVDNRQIGAGRRGPVTEKLQQAFFDLVNGRNPKYQHWLTPV